The window CAGGAATTGTAAGTATTCAACAACTGGAATACATAGTCATTGTCATCTCAAATAATTGTATCGTCTTGCCTTTTCAATTTGATCTCCAGAAATATAATGCTTTATGTCCTGTCCATGTTCAATGTTATTAGTTTCCGGTTCCTTTGTGGCCTATTCTGTACGACAAACTTAGTTTTGAAGGGGGTCCTACAAAgcaaaagataaaaatgtattttcttcTGTATTTACGATAAATATTCAGATCGCTGCTGACTTTATTATGTCCTTTATTGACTTTGTAGGTTCTTAAGAGATTATCTAAgtacgtatttattttgttttttacgtTCATTTATCAATGAGGccaaagaaagaaagaaaattaattaattttagatacGACACggacataatttaaaaataatcgtcagtttttcataaattgtCTTGTGACGGAATACTAAAATTAGGAAAAAGTATGAGCCTAGTTCATTGTAATGCTGTATAACTGTAACTATATAGAATAGGTATTGGCGATGTATTCATATATAGTACATAAAAAACGCTTCGATCAAGAGAACCTACTTCTACCTccacaaacataaaattatactctAAACTaggtctattaaaattataaaattctatttctcAACAAGTATAAACTTATATTCCATGacgagatttaaatttatcaataaattattattttttttggtatttttagATCTTATCACAGATTAAATGGtacattatgataataaattatctaatGAAATAATGAGATTTTATCTAGCCTTTTATAAGTAGCTTGTCAGCTGGAGAGTCAGTTGGTGGTAGGATTATAAACGCGATTACATATAGAGAAGGGATTTTGGTAAGTtgcttcattaaattattattgttattaatattttcagtgaATTGTTAgagttttattgtatatattataaaagtgctCTAAACATCAAATTATACATGCGCTTTATAATAAGAGATACATAATGTCTCCATAACTACGATTAAGATATAATGTTCGATAGTTAACAACAGGTTAGTCCTAAATTCGTCTTTTTTATAAgcatgtaatataatttatataccgAAAAGTGAATATTAggtaggtatttaaaaaaaatatctattaataaaaacagttaCAACATTtcttatagataataaaaattacacgtgaaatgttaaatagaattttatgacaaatttaattattaaatgaatcttcaTCTCGAATAtcacagaaatattttgtgcaattatataattatacataatataataatacattatattattatacataatataataatatgtacattatatagttatacataatataattatacattgtaTAATTGCACACGCATTATTCTTAATCAAGTCATTTTGGGGTTGGGTGTAGACTTCATTAGCAAAGTTAGTTTTCCATAACGTTTCTTAATCTAACTTAATTCAagtattatcatatattttgtccCAAAAcgtgatttaaatttgtaacaaaattacatGAAATCAATAACCGTAATTATTTCAATCTTTTATATGGTTGCTGTTATTAGACATAAACATCTTGTGTTCCAGGAGCAAGGATGATGCGTTTCATCCTTTTGCTGTGTGCCGTGTCTTTGGCTGTTGCGTACAAAAACCCGCACTATGCCTCTGGACGTACCACAATGGTCCACTTGTTCGAGTGGAAGTGGGACGACATAGCAGCTGAATGTGAAAGATTCCTAGGTCCAAGGGGATTTGGTGGTGTTCAGGTACTATCTGacataatgattatttatttttcgattTACGAAcgaattttatgattattacgTACTTTGATCatgttgtaataattaaaaaattagtttGCTCTTTGTAAACGCCACTTATCGAAGTTAGTTGCTCttgttacttttaaaagttctttcgaaacattaaaattatgttagttGAGGGTTATATTAGTTGTTCTTATTAaagatacatttaataataaataaattgagatTTGTCTGGGCCATTGtaacatcattattatttgttcgtagtgagatttatataaataataatatacacaataaaactgtttcttcttctttcattaacatttaattcttttatacattttgaagaaaaacaaattagtcATGGATACATTgaaaggtttattttttatgtttcttaataatttactgGGTACCTTGGATTCCTTTCTTAATTAGTAGATGTCATTGAATGATCAACGTTAGGGTACTAAGACCCTGTGTTTGATTAAACGTACAAGGCATCGGGGATAAgaactcaatttatttaatgaattgtggctgatttaattaaataaaaactttttttaaggatattttggttaaaatatgtttccttCTTTGCTATAAACAGCTGATAAATAAGGAATtaagaaatgttaatatttaagaaaaatactcGTCATGCCTTAATTGTAGAATTTGTTTAGATTTCTCCACCCAATGAAAACCTTGCTATCTGGTCTCACAACCGGCCATGGTGGGAGCGATACCAGCCCATATCCTATCGTCTCGTAACCAGGTCTGGCAATGAACAACAGTTTTCGAATATGGTGCGAAGATGCAACAATGCTGGTGTTCggtaaatacaaatgtttacttAGAAAATCAGAATGAAGTAACTTCTAAAGtatataatctaaaattaaaatgaatatttgcaTGAAAGATAATTGAAATCtgggaaatgaaaaatatataagaagagTTAAGCTAATTTAATATCGGTCCattcaaacaatttaaacttCTTCCTTTATAACGGCGgggaaaatttaattcaatgtatatattagaatatgaTTCAATTATAAAGACATTAGATTGCCTCGTTTTTTTGGAAGTTTTATAATTGGTAGCGGATTACATCCTCAttgtaattcataataatgttaacataacctgttttttatattacattaaaacttttcttaaaaatacggtttttataaaaaaaatcttatataggATTTATGTAGACGCGATCATTAATCACATGACTGGAACATGGAATGAGAACGTTGGAACCGGAGGCAGTACAGCCAACTTTGGTAACTGGCATTATCCTGGTGTTCCCTATGGCAGAAACGACTTCAACTGGCCTCAGTGCGTCATTAATGGCAATGATTACAGAAACAATGCAGCCAGAGTaagtcatttattatactaaagTATTTGTACGCATCCTTCAAAAGCTGCTCGTTCAAATTTAACGCCTATGCCAACAAAGCATCATGAAAGTTCGGAATAATCAAAACTTTTCATCCTTCTATCGGAGACTgtgaatttcattatattattttatgtttaactttaagttATAGAGCAGATTCTAGacaatacgtatatttttacgGTCTATTCATTTATACTTTAACTAAGGTATTTcgcttttttattaacttaagaAACATCAGtagtatcatatatatatatataacatgtgaAAGTGAAACGCTATAtagatacatatgtatttcatatgtatgaatatatattattaattataattcacaaTACATACGGTAAACTCTACAGTTTTACGACTCTTCAGGACAGCTGCAACATGTATTACTATTAGAACAATATTTAACTGATACTAATTAGAAGAGCgtgtgaaatttaatttttaataagggAGTATTAAagtcaaattattttaccaCGGGTAGTGAAAAATCATTTagttaaatacttataaattcgATAAAAAACAGTCATAAATCTAACGTTTAGCAAAAGaagaaattgtttgaaattaaaacaatttcatatgaatgaaaataatgttaatcgaaatagcaataaaaagtttttgttccAAATCTCttgaaattcattttttttataaatttgtatagaaTCTTCCGAATAGTCAAGCGctccaatttatttattgtaaatattacaatagatgccttttttcataatttggtttttcatgatattttcttatcaTTGTAATGTAATGGATTTCTCTAGAAATTAGAGGCCAATCGATATTATTTgtgatcattttatttagataagatcacatagaataataatttaatgaatttaagtaACTAAGATGTTTTATCCTCCTgtgtaacaaattatttacttaatatactaCGTACTAAGTTCGCATAAGTAAGATACAAGTCCTTCATTTAAGAGTTTAATGCCGAACctgttgtaatttattaaagtcatATCCTGTGATCCTGCGGGATTTATCTCGGGCCCCTTTTTTTATTGGCTCCCTAACTAACCATTACCGTGGGTTTTGAGATGTGTTCgtagattaattaatatatcaatcaGCTGTATAGacatatattgttacaattaaaatattttataataaatagtacaaCATACGGTGTCATTCAACGTAAAATGTTAACGTCAAATTGGAACATAAATTTTCAGTTTCGATTAAAGTTAAACGCAATAAATTCAAtgctatttatgaataaatttcagTATTTCACTTTGAACATACACTCATTTCAAATATGTCATATCAGATTTAGGAGGGTGCGAAATTAAATTGAAGGCTTTCATTGCGAAGGTACGAAtactttatgaaatattaatttacttgaaTCTACACTTCGCCATATAAAtgcaaatatgaaatataaacaccGGTGACAAATAATGATTCAAAGATAATAAATCGGACGGTATCGAAAAATCACGTGAACTATTTACTTTAccttttaatacaatttcttttaGGTCCGCAACTGTGAGCTCTCAGGTTTGAAAGATTTGAACCAGGGATCAGAATACGTCCGCACTCAAATTGTTAATTACATGAATCGCCTCATCGACTTGGGAGTTGCTGGATTTAGGTAAAGTTTGTTCTACaacactttaataataaaaaacaacaaatagtACAGAATAAGTGATATATTTAGttacgtaaaatttattttactcattTGTGTCTTCTGTGATTATAGAATTGACGCCGCAAAACATATGTGGCCGAATGATCTGAGGATCATCTACGGCAGGCTAAAGAATCTTAACACCAGACATGGTTTCCCATCTGGTGCTCGTCCCTACATCTATCAAGAAGTAATTGATCTCGGAGGAGAGGCTGTCAGTCGTGATGAATATACACCTCTCGCTGCGGTAACTGAGTTCAAATATGGTATGGAGCTTAGCCGAGCTTTCTCTGGTCACAATCAACTTAGGTTCGTATACAAAATCaccttttaaatatgataagtCTTATTATTCGTCCAACTAGACAACAGTTAGTCAAGAAGATAACGTGCAGTTGAATTCCTCTCGTGGACGTCTGTtacgtcatttttatttatattataaatagataacaACATAGATAGTCTCTCAATCAATACGTAGACTATTTAAAACGTACCTAAAATTATcgtttatcatattaataaggAATATGTTGAAGagatttcctttattttagattgcaat of the Danaus plexippus chromosome 13 unlocalized genomic scaffold, MEX_DaPlex mxdp_15, whole genome shotgun sequence genome contains:
- the LOC116770401 gene encoding alpha-amylase 4N-like is translated as MMRFILLLCAVSLAVAYKNPHYASGRTTMVHLFEWKWDDIAAECERFLGPRGFGGVQISPPNENLAIWSHNRPWWERYQPISYRLVTRSGNEQQFSNMVRRCNNAGVRIYVDAIINHMTGTWNENVGTGGSTANFGNWHYPGVPYGRNDFNWPQCVINGNDYRNNAARVRNCELSGLKDLNQGSEYVRTQIVNYMNRLIDLGVAGFRIDAAKHMWPNDLRIIYGRLKNLNTRHGFPSGARPYIYQEVIDLGGEAVSRDEYTPLAAVTEFKYGMELSRAFSGHNQLRWLVNFGPQWGMLGSSDDALTFIDNHDNQRGHGAGGNILTHKTARNYKGAIGFMLAHPYGRPQLMSSFGFHNTEAGPPMDNRGNIISPSINSDNSCGNGWICEHRWRQIYAMVAFRNVAGNTRVSNWWDNGSNQIAFCRGGQAFIAFNRDGWDLNQNLQTCLPAGNYCDVISGEKRNNRCTGKTITVGGDGRARIHVGANDYDMFLAIHRGSESRL